From Mustela erminea isolate mMusErm1 chromosome 1, mMusErm1.Pri, whole genome shotgun sequence, a single genomic window includes:
- the ASTE1 gene encoding protein asteroid homolog 1 isoform X2, which translates to MGIRGLMSFVEDHSNEFFTDLKLRDTKIVIDGYALFHRLCFNSNLELRYGGDYDSFADVAQKFFESLFACNICPYVVLDGGCDISDKKLKTLKDRAREKIQMAHSLSVGGGGYVCPLLIREVFIQVLIKLQVCFVQCFSEADRDIMTLANHWNCPVLSSDSDFCIFDLKTGFCPLNSFQWRNVNTIKGTQDCYIPAKCFSLDALCHHFSNMNKALLPLFAVLCGNDHINLPIIETFLSKVHLPLGATSSKGRRHHRVLGLLNWLSHFADPTEALDNVLKYLPKKDRENVKEILCCSMEEYQQSQVKLQDFFHYGTYACPAALNLDLPEWVLVALAKGQLSPFISDALVLRRTILHTQVENMQQPNAHRVSLPIRQIIYGLLLNASPHLENMSWKALPSQPLAFSEVERINKNIKTSIVNAVALPKDHADLSKLTEIRKSCGRLVLGCCMKSSRE; encoded by the coding sequence ATGGGTATTCGAGGACTAATGAGTTTTGTGGAAGATCATAGTAATGAGTTCTTCACTGATTTGAAGTTGCGAGACACAAAAATTGTCATTGATGGCTATGCTCTCTTCCATCGGCTCTGCTTCAACTCAAACTTGGAACTTCGGTATGGAGGGGACTATGATTCTTTTGCAGATGTTGCACAAAAATTCTTTGAATCACTGTTTGCTTGTAATATCTGTCCATATGTTGTATTAGATGGAGGATGTGACATTTCCGATAAAAAGCTTAAAACTTTAAAGGATCGAGCAAGAGAAAAGATCCAGATGGCTCATTCCCTTTCTGTTGGTGGGGGTGGGTATGTGTGTCCTTTACTCATCCGAGAAGTGTTCATACAGGTTTTGATCAAGCTACAGGTGTGTTTTGTCCAGTGCTTTTCAGAAGCAGATCGGGACATTATGACACTGGCTAATCATTGGAATTGCCCTGTGTTATCATCAGATAGTGACTTTTGCATCTTTGACCTAAAAACTGGGTTTTGCCCATTGAATAGCTTTCAGTGGAGAAATGTGAACACTATCAAAGGCACACAAGACTGCTATATCCCTGCCAAGTGCTTTTCCCTTGATGCACTCTGCCATCACTTCAGCAATATGAATAAAGCTCTACTACCTCTCTTTGCGGTGCTATGTGGAAATGATCATATTAATCTGCCCATCATAGAAACATTCTTAAGTAAAGTACATCTTCCTCTTGGAGCTACCAGTTCTAAGGGGAGGAGACACCACCGAGTTTTGGGACTTCTGAATTGGTTATCTCATTTTGCCGACCCTACTGAAGCACTCGATAATGTTCTGAAATATCTCCCAAAAAAGGATCGtgaaaatgttaaggaaattcTCTGCTGTTCCATGGAAGAATACCAGCAATCTCAGGTGAAGCTGCAGGACTTTTTCCATTATGGTACTTATGCCTGCCCAGCTGCCCTGAATCTGGACTTACCAGAGTGGGTATTAGTGGCTTTGGCCAAAGGCCAGCTGTCTCCTTTCATCAGCGATGCTTTGGTGCTAAGAAGGACCATTCTTCACACACAGGTGGAAAATATGCAGCAACCAAATGCCCACAGAGTATCTCTGCCCATTCGGCAAATCATCTATGGGCTTCTTTTGAATGCCTCTCCACATCTGGAAAATATGTCCTGGAAGGCATTGCCTTCTCAGCCTCTAGCTTTCAGCGAAGTGGAAaggattaataaaaatatcaaaacatcGATTGTTAATGCAGTAGCACTGCCCAAGGATCATGCGGACTTAAGCAAATTGACTGAG